The Methanobacterium sp. DNA window GTCCATAATTTCACTCCTTCAATTTAGTGGATCTTATTGGATCTTTGTTAAATTGATATAACTTTGACTTTTAGTTTATAGCATATATACCTTGTTGAAAAAAAGACAATCTTTTTATATATCAAATAACATGCAAGTAAACAGAAAAAGTTTATATAAGTGTTCAGTTATATCATAGGATACAACTAAAATTTTGAACAATGTATAACAAATAACCCTATAGAAATTCATCTTTTAAAAGAAACGTGTTCTCGGAAATAAATTTCCGGTAAATTTATATAATATTTATTTTCAAATATTATCAGCTTACAAAATTTAGATAAGAATCACGATAACAGAGGAAACAATATGACCAATATCGGAATTTTAAATTTACAGGGAGACGTTTTAGAACATTTTGAAATAACAAAAAAGGCATTAGAAGATATGGACGCTAAAGCTGATGTTTTTAAAGTAAAAACAACTGAAAACCTTTCAAAATGTGACGGGATAATAATTTCAGGTGGCGAAAGTACTGTTATCGGCAAATTAATGGAAAAAACAGGCATTAAAGACATGTTAATAAGTCAAAATATACCTGTACTTGGAACATGCGCAGGAATGGTTCTTCTTGCAAAAAAAACCGATTACAAACAGCCTTTACTTGGATTAATCGATATGGAAGTTAAAAGAAACGCTTTTGGCCGACAAAAAGTCTCATTTGAAGATGAAGTCGAAATTTTTGGTGGGAAATTCAAAGGTGTTTTTATAAGGGCTCCTTACATCGAAAAAGTAGGGGAAAATGTAGATATACTCTCAGAATATAATGAAAAAATTATTGCAGTAAAAAGTGGGAAGTTTATTGCCACAGCTTTTCATCCAGAGCTTACAGGTGATACAAAAATCCACAAATACTTCATAAAGGAGGTATTAAAGTGTGCGGAATAGCAGGAGTAGTATTTAAAGACAAAAAACTTCATCCAGTAGGTGACATCATGACCAGAATGCTTGATGCTCTACAACACAGAGGACCC harbors:
- the pdxT gene encoding pyridoxal 5'-phosphate synthase glutaminase subunit PdxT is translated as MTNIGILNLQGDVLEHFEITKKALEDMDAKADVFKVKTTENLSKCDGIIISGGESTVIGKLMEKTGIKDMLISQNIPVLGTCAGMVLLAKKTDYKQPLLGLIDMEVKRNAFGRQKVSFEDEVEIFGGKFKGVFIRAPYIEKVGENVDILSEYNEKIIAVKSGKFIATAFHPELTGDTKIHKYFIKEVLKCAE